A genomic window from Flavobacterium johnsoniae includes:
- a CDS encoding peptidylprolyl isomerase has protein sequence MLLKKLQLKTIDYKFVLTVCFFLFFAPIVAAQEIIPDVVAEKPAEKPSGGKLKIDGIIATVGDYIVLDSDIDKGFLEITTQGGSVKDITRCQMLGKLLEDKLYAHQAIQDSIIVSDAEVRGMMEERLNYMTQQVGGDINKVVEYYKKSSVEEFKTYFADILKEQKLASEMRDKIVKDVEITPEEVRNFFKKIPKDELPTFGAEMEVAQIVVEPKVSKEDKQKVIDRLNAIKQEVLDGSSFATKAVLYSQDPGSSPNGGYYKMNRKTAFIKEFKDVAFSLQAGEISAPFETIYGFHIIMVEKIKGQEIELRHILISPTVSEAALKEAKERITNIRNKIVGNELSFADAARTESDEKETRANGGTLMNPTTQDTRFELTKMDPTLYSQVSNLKGNEVSQPLLNTDDKGKKTYKLITVTNRIEDHTADYAKDYTKIKELALKEKQINAIAKWFDTKIKDTYIKIVGEYKECAFANNWLKK, from the coding sequence ATGTTATTAAAAAAATTACAGCTAAAAACAATTGATTACAAGTTTGTTCTAACAGTTTGTTTTTTTCTTTTTTTTGCTCCAATTGTTGCAGCTCAAGAAATAATTCCTGATGTCGTTGCTGAGAAACCTGCTGAAAAACCTTCGGGAGGAAAATTGAAAATAGATGGAATTATTGCTACGGTAGGAGATTATATCGTATTGGATTCTGATATTGATAAAGGATTTTTAGAAATTACTACACAAGGAGGATCTGTTAAAGATATTACAAGATGCCAAATGCTTGGGAAACTTCTGGAAGATAAATTATATGCGCACCAAGCCATTCAGGATAGTATTATTGTGAGTGATGCCGAAGTAAGAGGTATGATGGAAGAGCGTCTTAATTATATGACACAGCAAGTTGGTGGTGACATTAACAAAGTTGTTGAGTACTATAAAAAAAGTTCTGTAGAAGAATTCAAAACCTATTTTGCTGATATCCTGAAAGAGCAAAAATTAGCATCAGAAATGAGAGACAAGATCGTTAAAGATGTTGAAATTACTCCAGAAGAGGTGCGTAATTTCTTTAAGAAAATTCCAAAAGATGAATTGCCAACTTTTGGTGCAGAAATGGAAGTAGCACAAATTGTTGTAGAGCCGAAGGTTTCTAAGGAAGATAAGCAAAAAGTAATTGATAGATTAAACGCAATAAAACAAGAAGTATTAGACGGATCGAGTTTTGCTACGAAAGCTGTTTTATATTCTCAAGATCCTGGATCTTCTCCAAATGGGGGTTACTATAAAATGAATAGAAAAACCGCCTTTATAAAAGAATTTAAAGACGTTGCTTTCAGTTTGCAGGCAGGTGAAATTTCTGCTCCTTTTGAAACAATTTATGGATTTCATATTATTATGGTAGAGAAAATCAAAGGACAAGAAATTGAACTTCGCCATATTTTGATTTCGCCAACTGTTTCTGAAGCAGCCTTAAAAGAAGCTAAAGAAAGAATTACTAACATTAGAAATAAAATTGTTGGAAACGAATTATCATTTGCAGATGCTGCTAGAACAGAATCTGATGAAAAAGAAACAAGAGCAAATGGAGGAACTTTAATGAATCCTACAACTCAAGATACTCGTTTTGAATTGACAAAAATGGATCCAACTTTATACAGTCAAGTTTCTAATTTAAAAGGAAATGAGGTTTCTCAACCACTTTTAAATACTGACGATAAAGGTAAAAAAACGTATAAATTGATTACTGTTACAAACAGAATTGAAGATCATACTGCTGACTACGCTAAGGATTATACCAAAATTAAAGAATTAGCATTAAAAGAAAAGCAGATTAATGCAATCGCAAAATGGTTTGATACTAAAATTAAAGATACTTATATCAAAATTGTTGGAGAGTATAAAGAATGTGCTTTTGCAAACAACTGGTTAAAAAAATAA
- a CDS encoding peptide chain release factor 3, whose product MSFLKEIQRRRTFGIISHPDAGKTTLTEKLLLFGGAIQEAGAVKNNKIKKGATSDFMEIERQRGISVSTSVLAFNYKDKKINILDTPGHKDFAEDTFRTLTAVDSVIVVIDVAKGVEEQTEKLVAVCRMRNIPMIVFINKLDREGKDAFDLMDEVEQKLGLKVTPLSFPIGMGYDFQGIYNLWEENINLFSGDSRKNIEETIAFSDVQNNPELDKIVGEKAANKLREELELIDEVYPKFERQDYLDGKIQPVFFGSALNNFGVRELLDCFITIAPSPRPKDSETRLVDPAEEKMSGFVFKIHANMDPKHRDRLAFIKIVSGTFERNKPYYHVRQKKNLKFSSPNAFFAEKKEIVDISYPGDIVGLHDTGNFKIGDTLTEGEIMSFKGIPSFSPEHFRYINNADPMKAKQLEKGVDQLMDEGVAQLFTLEMNNRKVIGTVGALQYEVIQYRLEHEYGAKCTYENFPVHKACWVKPDDAKNEEFKEFKRIKQKFLAHDKYGQLVFLADSDFTIQMTQSKYPTVKLYFTSEFD is encoded by the coding sequence ATGAGCTTTTTAAAAGAAATACAACGCAGAAGAACATTTGGAATTATCTCGCATCCCGATGCCGGTAAAACAACTTTAACAGAAAAATTATTGCTGTTTGGAGGAGCTATTCAGGAAGCAGGAGCTGTAAAAAATAATAAAATTAAAAAAGGAGCAACGAGTGATTTTATGGAAATCGAACGCCAAAGAGGTATTTCGGTTTCGACTTCTGTGCTTGCTTTTAATTATAAAGATAAAAAAATCAACATCCTTGATACTCCTGGACACAAGGATTTTGCCGAAGATACATTTAGAACTTTAACTGCCGTTGATAGCGTAATTGTTGTTATTGACGTTGCAAAAGGAGTCGAAGAACAAACGGAGAAATTAGTTGCAGTTTGTAGAATGCGTAACATTCCGATGATTGTTTTCATCAACAAATTAGATCGTGAAGGTAAAGATGCTTTTGACCTAATGGATGAAGTTGAACAAAAGTTAGGTTTAAAAGTTACTCCATTAAGTTTCCCAATCGGAATGGGTTATGATTTTCAGGGAATTTACAACTTGTGGGAAGAAAACATCAATCTTTTTAGTGGAGACAGCCGAAAAAATATCGAAGAAACAATTGCTTTTTCTGATGTACAAAACAATCCAGAATTAGATAAAATTGTGGGAGAAAAAGCGGCTAATAAACTTCGTGAAGAATTAGAATTGATTGATGAAGTTTATCCAAAATTTGAACGTCAGGATTATTTGGATGGAAAAATCCAGCCAGTATTCTTTGGTTCTGCTTTAAATAATTTTGGAGTTCGTGAGTTGCTAGATTGTTTTATCACAATTGCTCCTTCTCCAAGACCAAAAGACTCTGAAACTCGTTTGGTTGATCCAGCAGAAGAAAAAATGTCTGGATTTGTTTTCAAAATCCACGCTAACATGGATCCGAAACATCGTGACCGTTTAGCATTTATTAAAATTGTTTCTGGAACTTTCGAAAGAAACAAACCTTACTATCACGTTCGCCAAAAGAAAAATTTAAAATTCTCAAGTCCGAATGCATTCTTTGCTGAGAAAAAAGAAATCGTCGATATTTCTTATCCTGGAGATATTGTTGGTTTACATGATACTGGAAACTTTAAAATTGGAGATACTTTGACAGAAGGAGAAATAATGAGCTTTAAAGGAATTCCAAGTTTCTCTCCAGAGCATTTTAGATACATTAACAATGCCGATCCAATGAAAGCAAAACAATTGGAAAAAGGTGTAGATCAGCTAATGGATGAAGGTGTCGCTCAGTTATTTACTTTAGAAATGAATAATCGAAAAGTAATCGGAACAGTTGGAGCTCTTCAATACGAAGTTATTCAATATCGTTTGGAGCACGAATATGGCGCAAAATGTACTTACGAAAATTTCCCTGTACATAAAGCTTGTTGGGTAAAACCAGATGATGCAAAAAATGAGGAATTCAAAGAATTTAAACGTATCAAACAAAAATTCCTTGCTCACGATAAGTACGGACAACTAGTTTTCTTAGCAGATTCTGATTTTACTATTCAAATGACACAAAGTAAATATCCAACCGTAAAATTATATTTTACATCAGAATTTGATTAA
- a CDS encoding AAA family ATPase yields MSDVTAIHNLVQKRNELKNEIAKIIVGQDAVVDQILLCIFSGGHALLIGVPGLAKTLMINTLSQALGLDFKRIQFTPDLMPSDILGSEILDENRNFKFIKGPIFSNIILADEINRTPPKTQAALLEAMQERSVTIAGQHHKLDLPYFVLATQNPIEQEGTYPLPEAQLDRFMFAIKLEYPTFEEEVQVVKRTTSDVKTVINPLFNAQEIIDFQHLIRRIPVADNVIEYAVTLVSKTRPDNSLSNDFVKNYLDWGAGPRASQNLILAAKAHAAFNGKFSPDIEDVKAVATGILRHRIIKNYKADAEGITEEVIIQKLL; encoded by the coding sequence ATGTCTGACGTAACAGCAATTCACAATTTAGTTCAAAAAAGAAATGAGCTAAAAAACGAAATAGCGAAAATAATTGTAGGGCAAGATGCCGTTGTAGATCAAATTTTACTTTGTATATTTTCTGGAGGACACGCACTTTTGATTGGAGTTCCAGGTTTGGCAAAAACCTTAATGATAAATACTTTGTCTCAAGCTTTGGGATTAGATTTTAAAAGAATTCAGTTTACGCCAGATTTGATGCCTTCTGATATTTTAGGAAGCGAAATTTTGGATGAAAATAGAAACTTCAAGTTTATTAAAGGTCCGATTTTTTCTAATATTATTTTGGCTGACGAGATAAATAGAACGCCGCCAAAAACACAAGCCGCTTTATTGGAAGCGATGCAAGAAAGATCGGTGACTATTGCAGGACAGCATCATAAACTAGATTTGCCTTATTTTGTTTTGGCAACACAAAACCCAATAGAGCAAGAAGGCACTTATCCTTTGCCAGAAGCGCAGCTAGATCGTTTTATGTTTGCAATTAAATTAGAATATCCAACTTTTGAGGAAGAAGTTCAAGTAGTTAAAAGAACTACTTCGGATGTTAAAACGGTAATTAATCCTTTGTTTAATGCTCAGGAAATTATCGATTTTCAGCATTTAATTCGCAGAATTCCTGTTGCAGATAATGTTATAGAATACGCTGTAACTTTAGTTAGCAAAACAAGACCCGATAATTCATTGTCAAATGATTTTGTAAAAAACTATTTAGATTGGGGAGCAGGACCTAGGGCTTCGCAAAACTTAATTTTAGCTGCCAAAGCCCATGCCGCTTTTAATGGAAAGTTTTCTCCTGATATTGAAGATGTAAAAGCTGTTGCAACTGGAATTTTAAGACACAGAATTATCAAAAACTATAAAGCAGATGCGGAAGGAATAACGGAAGAAGTTATCATTCAAAAACTGCTTTAA
- a CDS encoding aconitate hydratase has protein sequence MAFDIEMIKKVYENMPARVDKAREIVGRPLTLTEKILYNHLWDGNPTKAFGRGVDYVDFAPDRVACQDATAQMALLQFMHAGKSKVAVPTTVHCDHLIQAKVDAVTDLARAKTQSNEVFDFLSSVSNKYGIGFWKPGAGIIHQVVLENYAFPGGMMIGTDSHTVNAGGLGMVAIGVGGADAVDVMSGMAWELKFPKLIGVKLTGKLSGWTAPKDVILKVAGILTVKGGTGAIVEYFGEGATSMSCTGKGTICNMGAEIGATTSTFGYDASMGRYLRSTNRADVADAADKIAPYLTGDPEVYANPEQYFDQVIEINLSELEPHLNGPFTPDLATPISKMKEEAIKNNWPLQIQVGLIGSCTNSSYEDISRAASLARQVADKNLKTKAEFTITPGSEVVRSTIERDGFIDTFHKIGATVFANACGPCIGMWDREGAEKEERNTIVHSFNRNFSKRADGNPNTLAFVGSPELVTAMAIAGDLGFNPLTDKLINEEGEEVMLDAPTGDELPSKGFYAEDPGFQAPAEDGSGVAVVVNPTSERLQLLAPFDAWDGKNITGAKLLIKAFGKCTTDHISMAGPWLRFRGHLDNISNNMLIGAVNAYNQKTNSVKNQLTGQYDAVPAVARAYKAAGVPSIVVGDHNYGEGSSREHAAMEPRFLGVKAVLVKSFARIHETNLKKQGLLGLTFANEADYDKIQEDDTINFLDLTEFAPGKPLTLEFVHEDGTKDIILANHTYNEGQIGWFVAGSALNLIAAGKA, from the coding sequence ATGGCTTTTGATATTGAAATGATAAAAAAAGTGTATGAGAACATGCCAGCTCGTGTTGACAAAGCGCGCGAAATTGTTGGTCGTCCACTTACTTTAACGGAAAAAATTTTATACAATCACCTTTGGGATGGAAATCCAACTAAGGCGTTTGGAAGAGGAGTTGATTATGTTGACTTCGCGCCAGATCGTGTTGCCTGTCAAGATGCAACAGCACAAATGGCATTATTGCAGTTTATGCATGCAGGAAAATCTAAAGTGGCGGTACCAACAACGGTTCATTGCGATCACTTGATTCAAGCAAAGGTAGATGCTGTAACAGATTTGGCCAGAGCAAAAACACAAAGCAATGAAGTTTTTGACTTCCTATCTTCAGTTTCAAATAAATACGGAATTGGTTTTTGGAAACCAGGTGCGGGAATTATTCACCAAGTTGTACTTGAAAATTATGCATTTCCAGGCGGAATGATGATCGGTACCGATTCTCATACTGTAAATGCAGGTGGTTTAGGAATGGTAGCAATCGGAGTAGGTGGAGCAGATGCTGTAGACGTAATGTCTGGTATGGCGTGGGAACTTAAATTTCCAAAATTAATTGGAGTTAAGTTAACAGGTAAATTATCAGGATGGACAGCTCCTAAAGATGTTATTCTTAAAGTTGCTGGTATTCTTACTGTAAAAGGTGGTACTGGTGCTATTGTAGAATATTTTGGAGAAGGTGCAACATCAATGTCTTGTACTGGTAAAGGAACTATCTGTAATATGGGTGCCGAAATTGGAGCTACAACTTCTACTTTTGGGTATGATGCTTCAATGGGACGTTACCTGCGTTCTACAAATCGTGCTGATGTTGCAGATGCAGCTGATAAAATTGCGCCATATTTAACAGGAGATCCAGAAGTATACGCTAATCCAGAGCAATATTTTGATCAAGTAATTGAAATTAATTTGTCTGAATTAGAACCACACTTAAATGGGCCTTTTACTCCAGATTTAGCTACGCCGATTTCTAAAATGAAAGAAGAAGCTATTAAAAACAATTGGCCATTACAAATTCAAGTTGGTTTAATAGGATCTTGTACGAACTCTTCTTACGAAGATATTTCTCGTGCAGCTTCTTTAGCAAGACAAGTTGCTGATAAAAACTTGAAAACAAAAGCAGAGTTTACTATTACTCCAGGTTCTGAAGTAGTTCGTTCAACTATCGAAAGAGATGGATTTATTGATACGTTTCATAAAATTGGAGCAACTGTTTTTGCAAATGCCTGCGGACCATGTATTGGTATGTGGGATAGAGAAGGAGCAGAAAAAGAAGAAAGAAACACTATTGTTCACTCTTTCAACCGTAACTTTTCAAAACGTGCAGATGGTAATCCTAATACGCTAGCTTTTGTTGGTTCTCCAGAATTAGTAACAGCAATGGCAATTGCAGGAGATTTAGGTTTTAATCCATTGACTGATAAATTGATAAATGAAGAAGGTGAAGAAGTAATGCTTGATGCTCCAACAGGAGATGAGCTTCCTTCAAAAGGTTTCTACGCTGAAGATCCAGGATTTCAAGCTCCTGCTGAAGATGGTTCAGGTGTTGCAGTTGTCGTGAATCCAACATCTGAGCGTTTGCAGTTGTTGGCTCCGTTTGATGCCTGGGATGGTAAAAATATTACCGGTGCTAAATTATTGATTAAAGCGTTTGGAAAATGTACAACCGACCATATTTCTATGGCTGGACCATGGTTGCGTTTCAGAGGGCATTTAGATAATATTTCTAACAATATGTTGATTGGTGCTGTAAATGCTTACAACCAAAAAACAAACTCTGTTAAAAATCAATTAACAGGTCAATACGACGCTGTTCCAGCAGTTGCACGTGCCTATAAAGCAGCTGGAGTTCCGTCTATTGTCGTTGGAGATCATAATTATGGAGAAGGTTCTTCTCGTGAGCACGCTGCAATGGAGCCACGTTTCTTGGGTGTAAAAGCAGTGTTAGTAAAATCTTTTGCTCGTATTCATGAAACAAATCTTAAAAAACAAGGACTTTTAGGATTGACGTTTGCTAATGAAGCAGATTATGATAAAATTCAAGAAGATGATACAATTAACTTCTTAGATTTAACTGAGTTTGCTCCAGGTAAACCATTGACTTTAGAATTTGTTCATGAAGATGGAACAAAAGATATAATCTTAGCAAATCATACTTATAACGAAGGTCAAATTGGCTGGTTTGTTGCAGGTTCAGCATTGAACTTAATTGCTGCTGGAAAAGCTTAA
- a CDS encoding bifunctional aconitate hydratase 2/2-methylisocitrate dehydratase, with product MNIYQDYIQEIEERKNQGLHPKPIDGAELLSEIIAQIKDADNAHREDSLKFFIYNTLPGTTSAAGEKAKFLKEIILGQSVVKEITPAFAFELLSHMKGGPSIEVLLDLALGYDAAIAKEAAKVLKTQVFLYEADTDRLVEAFKNDNAIAKEILESYAQAEFFTKLPAVADEIKVVTFIAGEGDISTDLLSPGNQAHSRSDRELHGQCMITPQAQQEIKALQAQHPDKSVMLIAEKGTMGVGSSRMSGVNNVALWTGKQASPYIPFVNIAPIVGGTNGISPIFLTTVDVTGGIGLDLKNWVKKVDAEGNVIRNENDEPILEQTYSVATGTVLTINIKEKKLYNGDQELIDISKAFTPQKMEFIKAGGSYAIVFGKKLQTLAAKVLNVEAPLVYAPSKEVSHEGQGLTAVEKIFNKNAVGIAPGKVLHAGSDVRVEVNIVGSQDTTGLMTAQELESMAATVISPIVDGAYQSGCHTASVWDKKAQANIPKLMKFMNDFGLITARDPKGVYHSMTDVIHKVLNDITIDEWAIIIGGDSHTRMSKGVAFGADSGTVALALATGEASMPIPESVKVTFKGDMKGYMDFRDVVHATQAQMLHQFGGENVFQGRIIEVHIGTLTADQAFTFTDWTAEMKAKASICISEDDTLIESLEIAKGRIQIMIDKGMDNDKHVLQGLINKADKRIAEIKSAEKPALTPDANAKYYAEVVVDLDQIAEPMIADPDVNNVDVSKRYTHDTIRPLSFYGGDKKVDLGFIGSCMVHKGDMKILAQMLKNVEAQTGKVEFKAPLVVAPPTYNIVDELKAEGDWEVLQKYSGFEFDDNAPKGAARTEYENMLYLERPGCNLCMGNQEKAAKGDTVMATSTRLFQGRVVEDKEGKKGESLLSSTPVVVLSTILGRTPTIEEYTAAVDGINLTKFAPSNKQLVM from the coding sequence ATGAATATTTATCAGGATTACATTCAAGAAATTGAAGAAAGAAAAAATCAAGGGTTACACCCTAAACCAATTGATGGAGCTGAATTATTAAGCGAAATCATTGCTCAAATTAAAGATGCAGATAACGCACATCGCGAAGACTCTCTTAAGTTTTTTATTTACAATACATTACCTGGTACAACAAGCGCTGCAGGTGAAAAAGCTAAATTTTTAAAAGAAATTATTCTTGGTCAATCAGTAGTAAAAGAAATTACTCCAGCTTTTGCTTTTGAGTTGCTTTCTCACATGAAAGGTGGACCATCAATCGAAGTATTACTTGATTTAGCTTTAGGCTATGATGCAGCTATCGCAAAAGAAGCGGCTAAAGTATTAAAAACACAAGTTTTCCTTTACGAAGCAGATACAGATCGTTTGGTAGAGGCATTCAAAAATGATAATGCAATTGCAAAAGAAATCCTTGAAAGTTATGCTCAAGCTGAGTTTTTTACAAAACTTCCAGCTGTAGCTGACGAAATTAAGGTAGTTACTTTTATTGCAGGTGAAGGTGATATCTCTACAGATTTACTTTCTCCAGGTAATCAAGCGCACTCTCGTTCAGATCGTGAGCTTCATGGTCAGTGTATGATTACTCCTCAAGCACAACAAGAAATTAAAGCATTACAAGCACAACACCCAGATAAAAGTGTGATGCTGATAGCTGAAAAAGGAACAATGGGAGTTGGTTCTTCTAGAATGTCAGGTGTAAACAACGTGGCACTTTGGACAGGAAAACAAGCTAGTCCATATATTCCATTCGTTAATATTGCTCCAATTGTTGGAGGAACAAACGGAATTTCTCCAATTTTCTTAACAACTGTAGACGTTACTGGTGGTATTGGTTTAGACCTTAAAAACTGGGTTAAAAAAGTAGATGCGGAAGGTAATGTTATTCGTAATGAAAATGACGAACCAATTTTAGAGCAAACATATTCTGTTGCTACAGGAACGGTTCTTACAATAAATATTAAAGAGAAAAAACTTTACAATGGAGATCAGGAATTGATTGATATTTCTAAAGCATTTACTCCGCAAAAAATGGAATTTATCAAAGCTGGTGGTTCTTACGCTATCGTATTTGGTAAAAAACTTCAAACATTAGCGGCGAAAGTTTTAAATGTTGAAGCTCCGCTTGTATACGCTCCATCAAAAGAAGTTTCTCATGAAGGACAAGGTCTTACTGCAGTAGAAAAAATCTTCAACAAAAATGCAGTTGGTATTGCTCCAGGTAAAGTATTGCATGCTGGTTCTGATGTTCGTGTAGAAGTAAACATTGTAGGTTCTCAAGATACTACAGGTCTTATGACTGCTCAGGAATTAGAATCTATGGCGGCTACGGTTATTTCTCCAATTGTTGACGGTGCTTACCAATCTGGTTGTCACACTGCTTCGGTTTGGGATAAAAAGGCACAAGCGAACATTCCAAAATTGATGAAATTTATGAACGATTTCGGATTAATCACAGCTCGTGACCCGAAAGGTGTTTATCATTCAATGACGGATGTAATCCACAAAGTACTTAACGATATTACTATCGATGAGTGGGCTATCATTATTGGTGGTGACTCTCATACGAGAATGTCAAAAGGTGTTGCTTTTGGTGCTGATTCAGGAACTGTTGCTCTTGCATTGGCTACTGGAGAGGCTTCAATGCCAATTCCAGAATCTGTAAAAGTTACTTTCAAAGGAGATATGAAAGGTTACATGGATTTCCGTGATGTGGTTCATGCTACTCAAGCGCAAATGCTTCACCAATTTGGAGGAGAAAATGTTTTCCAAGGAAGAATTATCGAGGTTCACATTGGAACATTAACTGCTGATCAGGCGTTTACATTTACTGACTGGACTGCAGAGATGAAAGCAAAAGCTTCTATCTGTATTTCTGAAGATGATACTTTAATCGAATCATTGGAAATTGCAAAAGGCAGAATCCAGATTATGATCGATAAAGGAATGGATAACGATAAACACGTTCTTCAAGGATTAATCAACAAAGCAGATAAGAGAATTGCTGAGATTAAATCTGCTGAAAAACCAGCTTTAACTCCAGACGCAAATGCTAAATATTATGCAGAAGTTGTAGTTGATTTGGATCAGATTGCTGAGCCAATGATCGCCGATCCAGATGTAAATAACGTTGATGTTTCTAAACGATATACTCACGATACAATCAGACCTTTATCTTTCTACGGAGGAGATAAAAAAGTAGATCTTGGATTTATCGGATCTTGTATGGTTCACAAAGGAGATATGAAAATCCTTGCTCAAATGTTGAAAAATGTTGAAGCACAAACAGGTAAAGTAGAATTTAAAGCTCCGCTAGTTGTGGCTCCACCTACATATAATATTGTAGATGAATTGAAAGCAGAAGGTGATTGGGAAGTTTTACAAAAATACTCAGGTTTCGAATTTGATGATAACGCTCCAAAAGGCGCTGCTCGTACAGAATATGAAAATATGTTGTATTTAGAGCGTCCAGGATGTAACCTTTGTATGGGTAACCAAGAAAAAGCAGCTAAAGGAGATACAGTAATGGCAACATCTACTCGTCTTTTCCAAGGAAGAGTTGTTGAGGATAAAGAAGGTAAAAAAGGAGAATCTCTTCTTTCTTCTACTCCAGTTGTGGTATTGTCTACAATTTTAGGTAGAACTCCTACTATTGAAGAATATACTGCTGCAGTTGATGGTATTAACTTAACTAAGTTTGCACCTTCTAACAAGCAATTAGTTATGTAA
- a CDS encoding alpha-amylase, whose amino-acid sequence MKKPILKLCLIAAFTGLLYSCSTNEISESDSKAESQQFKIIDVTHHDGKPFSTGISNSSSTGKYVDNPGGGVMMQAFYWDVPAGGNWWNTVSSKVIAWGNAGIGSIWLPPASKAQNGAFSMGYDPTDYFDFGDYNQNGTIETRFGSKSELVSLITNAHAQNIKVYADIVINHNSGGQSEANPFTGTNTWTNFNGIASGKFKRTYANFYKNSFGNNDEGSFGGFPDLCHADPYVKDWLWLRADGVGKYYKNTMKFDGWRFDYVKGFGAWVVNAWNANVGGFSVGELWDSNVNVLNDWANAANSSVFDFACYYKMNDAFDGNNLALLNDDMMWKRNPYKAVTFVTNHDTDEIWSKMLAYSYILTHEGYPTIFYRDYEEWLDKNKLNNLIWIHNNKATGTTSILYSDNDEYVARRNGYNGNPGLVVYINNSDVWQERWIQTNWANTQIKDFTGNSTWYPTTQADKWVKIQCPPKGHSIWSINQ is encoded by the coding sequence ATGAAAAAACCTATTTTAAAGTTATGCCTAATTGCGGCATTTACGGGATTATTGTATTCGTGTTCTACAAATGAAATTAGTGAATCTGATTCAAAAGCTGAAAGTCAGCAATTTAAAATTATTGATGTTACGCATCACGACGGAAAACCTTTTAGCACTGGAATTTCTAATTCTTCTTCAACTGGAAAATATGTTGATAATCCAGGTGGCGGTGTCATGATGCAGGCATTTTATTGGGATGTTCCTGCTGGAGGAAATTGGTGGAATACTGTTAGCAGTAAAGTAATCGCTTGGGGAAATGCTGGAATTGGTTCTATCTGGCTTCCGCCTGCTTCAAAAGCACAAAACGGAGCATTTTCAATGGGTTACGATCCAACTGATTATTTTGATTTTGGAGATTACAATCAGAACGGAACTATTGAAACTAGATTTGGATCAAAAAGCGAATTGGTAAGTTTGATTACAAATGCTCATGCTCAAAATATTAAAGTGTATGCCGATATTGTAATTAATCATAATAGCGGTGGACAATCAGAAGCAAATCCGTTTACGGGAACAAATACCTGGACTAATTTTAATGGAATTGCTTCGGGAAAATTTAAACGAACTTATGCTAATTTTTACAAAAATAGTTTTGGCAATAATGATGAAGGTTCGTTTGGAGGATTTCCAGATTTATGCCACGCAGATCCTTATGTAAAAGACTGGCTATGGCTTCGTGCAGATGGAGTTGGTAAATATTATAAAAACACCATGAAATTTGACGGCTGGAGATTTGACTATGTGAAAGGTTTCGGTGCGTGGGTTGTAAATGCGTGGAATGCAAATGTTGGTGGATTTTCTGTTGGAGAATTGTGGGACTCGAATGTAAATGTGTTAAATGACTGGGCAAACGCTGCTAATAGTTCTGTATTTGATTTTGCATGTTATTATAAAATGAATGATGCTTTTGATGGAAATAATCTTGCGCTGTTAAATGATGACATGATGTGGAAACGCAATCCGTACAAAGCAGTAACTTTTGTAACCAATCATGACACTGACGAAATTTGGAGCAAGATGCTAGCTTACTCCTATATATTAACTCACGAAGGCTATCCAACAATTTTCTATAGAGATTACGAAGAATGGCTAGATAAAAATAAATTGAATAATCTGATTTGGATTCACAATAATAAAGCGACTGGAACAACTTCTATTTTATATTCTGACAATGATGAATACGTTGCAAGAAGAAACGGATACAACGGAAATCCAGGTTTAGTAGTTTATATCAACAACTCTGATGTTTGGCAAGAAAGATGGATTCAGACCAATTGGGCAAATACACAAATTAAAGATTTTACAGGAAATTCAACCTGGTATCCGACTACTCAAGCAGATAAGTGGGTAAAAATACAATGTCCTCCAAAAGGACATTCAATTTGGTCAATTAATCAGTAA
- a CDS encoding DUF3467 domain-containing protein produces MSNPKQQQEQINIELDETIAEGIYSNLAIINHSSSEFVLDFVSIMPGIPKAKVKSRIVLTPQHAKRLLRAIGENIHRFEAAHGEIKETEQAPIPLNFGPTGQA; encoded by the coding sequence ATGAGTAATCCGAAACAACAACAAGAACAAATTAATATTGAGTTAGACGAAACGATTGCAGAAGGAATTTATTCTAATCTAGCGATAATCAATCACTCTTCATCAGAATTTGTTTTAGATTTTGTGAGCATTATGCCGGGTATTCCTAAAGCCAAGGTAAAGTCAAGAATTGTTTTGACACCGCAACATGCTAAAAGATTATTGCGAGCAATAGGTGAAAACATCCACAGATTTGAAGCCGCTCATGGCGAAATCAAAGAAACGGAGCAAGCGCCAATTCCGCTTAATTTTGGTCCAACTGGACAAGCATAA